From the genome of Cryomorphaceae bacterium:
TGTCTTTCTCTCCCGTACCGAGCACATAAGCGTAGGGCTCAAGGCCGTGAATATTGGCCAGAATCTCTTTGAGAATGGCCACCAGCGGAATAAACACAATCATGCCTATTACACCCCAAAGGGACGCTCCGAGAAACAAGGTAAGCAGCGTAACCATTGGATTGAGTTTGAGATTGCGCCCCACGATGTTGGGGGTTATAAGGTAGCTCTCGGCCGTTTGAATGACCACAAAAGCCATCACCACAGCAAAAGGATAAAACAGCGAATCCATGGTTACGAGTGAATACAGTGCAGGCAACAGCGAGCCCACCAGGGGTCCTACAAAGGGAATAATGTTGAGCATGGCCGCAAAGGCTGCAAACAACAGGGCGTGCTCTATCCCTAAAGCATTTAAGGCGATGCTGTTGAGCACAAACAGGATACAAATCACGTAGAACATCCCCACGATGTAGCTTTGAATGATACCGGAGATACTTGGGATGATTTCGCGGATACTCTTTTTGTCTGATGGGGTAGCGTCCGGTGCGGGGCTGGCATTTTCCATGACCCGGATGATAAAATTTCGAAAAACATCGCGGTAAATCAGAATCAGAATGATGTACACCGGAATGATAACCAGAAAAGTAAAACTGCTTACAAAGCCACTGATACCCTGAAAGATGCTTCCCATATTCTCTTCAACGAGTACGTAAAGGTCGTCGGAAGACCAGTCTGACATGGATTCCTGCAAGGGGCCCGGAAGCGAGGAACGCAGAGAGAGCAGGCGCTCAGAAATATTATCTATATCGCGGCCAAAGCGCCGGATCTGAGTGCCAAAAAGGGTAAGGATACCTCCAATAATCATGGTAATAGACAGCAGCGCGGTGATGGCCGCCAGCGGTGTGGGAAAGCGCCATTTTTCCAGTTGACGCACCATGGGCAGAAGCAAAAAGGCGAGAAAAAAGGAGATGAGTAAGGGAATGATAATCTGCTTTCCGATAATCATCAAATGCCCCAGCGCGATGGTAAACACGAGGAATACCGTAACGCGCATCAAACTTTTGAAATTGAGGTCTTGCATAGCTATGCTCGTGGAGTAACAAAAGCGAAAGTACGGATTTGAGGGAGATGGGGGTGCATGGGGGTCTCTGTCTGGACCCGCTACATTTGCATGACTTAACTCCGTGTCCATACAAATGTAGCAGGTCCAGCATTTCATGTTGCGGG
Proteins encoded in this window:
- a CDS encoding AI-2E family transporter; protein product: MKCWTCYICMDTELSHANVAGPDRDPHAPPSPSNPYFRFCYSTSIAMQDLNFKSLMRVTVFLVFTIALGHLMIIGKQIIIPLLISFFLAFLLLPMVRQLEKWRFPTPLAAITALLSITMIIGGILTLFGTQIRRFGRDIDNISERLLSLRSSLPGPLQESMSDWSSDDLYVLVEENMGSIFQGISGFVSSFTFLVIIPVYIILILIYRDVFRNFIIRVMENASPAPDATPSDKKSIREIIPSISGIIQSYIVGMFYVICILFVLNSIALNALGIEHALLFAAFAAMLNIIPFVGPLVGSLLPALYSLVTMDSLFYPFAVVMAFVVIQTAESYLITPNIVGRNLKLNPMVTLLTLFLGASLWGVIGMIVFIPLVAILKEILANIHGLEPYAYVLGTGEKDKLNQAPGWLSRLSEKVSEWWKKRSA